The following coding sequences lie in one Aspergillus luchuensis IFO 4308 DNA, chromosome 8, nearly complete sequence genomic window:
- the pakA gene encoding mitogen-activated protein kinase kinase kinase kinase STE20 (COG:T;~EggNog:ENOG410PGP3;~InterPro:IPR017441,IPR000095,IPR033923,IPR000719, IPR011009,IPR036936;~PFAM:PF00786;~go_function: GO:0004672 - protein kinase activity [Evidence IEA];~go_function: GO:0004674 - protein serine/threonine kinase activity [Evidence IEA];~go_function: GO:0005524 - ATP binding [Evidence IEA];~go_process: GO:0006468 - protein phosphorylation [Evidence IEA]) gives MNHDSFSSLKFRRSSSKLHKDPPSFSSRILKSQQSNTSLKRHPSAPVYPRSSTGGSREHSRTRSNAYGSSSSSLEQNSGGPSPVLAGNQPGYLSNTNNPSKSRPPHSGRFSLTEQSSDELIGPPFDSRGMLSSLQENTTETVPQKPPNLRSATSPDSRGLRQSASFTALQNRMETFVHRNTDNDRPANPKRLSDDGGGGVGSRPFGGGRSKKSSFSSFVNSMLGSPRGIKISAPENPVHVTHVGYDNQTGQFTGLPKEWQRLLQENGISKKEQEEHPQTMVDIMRFYEKNAQGDDEVWHKFDHAYPQPQSMSSPISGGQTSAVGAGSYGPTSARTSPPTSPRFPQNHEGSFENPRAPPPIPRGPSAATPAVGGFVPNRAPPKPPTPANITPARPAPQPPTAGSYSAAPARPPQEAYSPPQFDTPPIPETEPLQSEPKPQLSRSNSRANGTPVPWPTHNVPTPAQYQQKQEQAMAAAQQAIATIQLDRSRSQRQQPPTRQEQKQAPVQSPPHHVSPVDEAARAAPAARPRQRPRQSNAMDIRSRLLAICTPGDPTKLYHHLNKIGQGASGGVFTAYENNTNKCVAIKQMNLDLQPKKDLIINEILVMKDSKHKNIVNFLDSYLHGLDLWVVMEYMEGGSLTDVVTFNIMSEGQIAAVCREVSFIASSHLYRISLTFTRL, from the coding sequence ATGAATCACGATAGTTTCTCTTCCCTAAAATTTCGACGGTCGTCTAGCAAGCTTCACAAGGATCCTCCGAGTTTCAGCTCCCGCATCCTCAAGAGCCAGCAGAGCAACACGTCACTAAAGCGGCACCCTTCAGCGCCCGTCTACCCCCGTTCCTCCACCGGTGGGAGTCGTGAGCACTCGCGGACGAGATCCAACGCCTacggatcttcttcatcctccctcGAGCAGAATAGCGGCGGCCCGTCTCCGGTGCTCGCTGGTAACCAACCTGGATACTTGTCgaacaccaacaacccctccaaatCCCGCCCTCCCCACTCGGGTCGTTTCTCTCTCACCGAGCAAAGCTCAGATGAATTGATCGGACCCCCGTTTGACAGCCGGGGCATGCTCAGTTCATTGCAAGAAAATACCACCGAGACCGTTCCCCAAAAACCCCCAAACCTCCGATCGGCCACCAGCCCCGACTCCCGAGGATTGAGACAGTCTGCCAGCTTCACGGCTCTACAGAACCGGATGGAGACATTCGTGCACAGGAATACTGACAATGATCGCCCGGCGAATCCGAAACGTTTATCCGATgacgggggaggtggtgttggctCGCGCCCATTTGGCGGGGGCCggagcaagaagagcagTTTCTCCAGCTTCGTCAATAGCATGCTAGGCTCCCCCCGAGGTATCAAGATCTCCGCCCCAGAGAATCCGGTGCACGTTACGCACGTTGGCTATGACAATCAGACCGGTCAGTTCACTGGCCTCCCGAAGGAATGGCAAcggctgctgcaggaaaACGGTATCTCGAAaaaggagcaggaggaacaCCCGCAGACGATGGTCGATATCATGAGGTTCTACGAGAAGAATGCCCAAGGCGATGACGAAGTGTGGCACAAGTTTGACCACGCTTATCCTCAGCCGCAGTCGATGTCCAGCCCCATCTCCGGAGGACAGACTAGTGCTGTCGGTGCCGGGTCCTATGGCCCTACTTCAGCTCGGACGTCTCCTCCGACGAGTCCTCGCTTTCCACAGAACCATGAGGGTAGCTTCGAGAACCCACGTGCGCCGCCTCCTATTCCTCGTGGGCCTTCGGCGGCAACCCCAGCGGTGGGCGGCTTTGTCCCCAATCGAGCACCGCCAAAACCTCCGACCCCTGCCAATATCACACCGGCTCGGCCTGCACCGCAGCCACCAACCGCGGGATCATACAGTGCTGCGCCCGCACGTCCACCCCAGGAGGCCTATTCTCCTCCGCAGTTCGACACGCCTCCCATTCCGGAAACGGAGCCCTTGCAGTCGGAACCTAAGCCTCAGTTGAGCAGGTCGAACTCCAGAGCCAATGGTACGCCCGTACCATGGCCGACCCACAATGTGCCTACGCCCGCTCAATACCAGCAAAAGCAGGAGCAAGCCATGGCCGCAGCCCAGCAGGCGATTGCTACTATTCAACTCGACCGGAGCCGCAGTCAGCGTCAACAACCGCCTACTCGCCAGGAACAGAAGCAAGCTCCGGTCCAGAGCCCACCCCACCATGTCTCCCCGGTGGACGAGGCTGCCCGCGCCGCTCCTGCTGCTCGCCCCCGACAGCGACCTCGCCAGAGTAATGCGATGGATATCAGGTCGCGACTCCTTGCCATCTGTACGCCCGGGGACCCTACTAAACTGTACCACCATCTCAACAAAATCGGCCAGGGTGCGTCTGGTGGTGTTTTTACTGCCTACgagaacaacaccaacaagtGTGTTGCTATTAAGCAAATGAACCTGGACTTGCAACCCAAGAAGGATCTGATCATCAATGAGATTCTGGTCATGAAGGACAGCAAGCACAAGAATATTGTCAACTTTTTGGACAGCTACCTCCATGGTCTGGACCtctgggtggtgatggaatACATGGAGGGTGGCAGTTTGACTGATGTGGTGACTTTCAACATTATGAGCGAGGGGCAAATTGCGGCTGTCTGCAGAGAGGTAAGCTTTATTGCTTCGTCCCATCTATATCGTATCTCTCTGACCTTTACTAGACTTTGA
- a CDS encoding beta-ketoacyl reductase (COG:Q;~EggNog:ENOG410PFKE;~InterPro:IPR009081,IPR036736,IPR036291,IPR020806, IPR013968;~PFAM:PF00106,PF00550,PF13561,PF08659;~SMCOG1001:short-chain dehydrogenase/reductase SDR;~antiSMASH:Cluster_8.5;~go_function: GO:0031177 - phosphopantetheine binding [Evidence IEA]) yields LVGSDALTSVQSYPSFPVSQIADAVAHARDSGTRVIIDLQAPGKVPVVPALPDPAPLPAENTYILVGGLGTLGIAIADTLVICGARHLVFLSRSGAVREIQQVALKELQDRGVRADVVQCNAASRVEVQGLLTRAAESRWRIRGIVQCATVLKDGMFEHMDFDAWKQSTEPKIQGTWNLHEAFSSTPLDFFVTLSSVASITGNMGQANYAAGNGYMDALMTWRRKHHLPGHSINIGLVPDASGLGDVAETPEQRRQRYRHLEGTEILQHEVQTLLRVIVQKITPVPAQVIAGLTDTLPRTDGAASWQFDRKFDHRIQVVADEDAGAGVAKTSTLLKKAESVDEAVRVVNQALQEYLARAMASSAEAIDLELPFSALGVDSLKAAEVQNWVSREMGAELSSFEFIGAQPVRVLAEKIATLSSFVTVT; encoded by the exons CTTGTCGGATCAGACGCCCTCACCAGTGTTCAAtcttatccttctttccctgtTTCCCAGATTGCAGATGCTGTTGCGCATGCGCGCGACAGCGGTACCCGTGTGATCATTGATCTTCAAGCTCCGGGCAAGGTGCCAGTTGTGCCGGCCCTCCCAGATCCTGCCCCTCTGCCTGCGGAGAATACCTATATCCTGGTCGGTGGGCTCGGCACTCTCGGGATTGCAATAGCCGATACCCTTGTCATCTGCGGCGCCCGTCATCTCGTCTTCTTGAGCCGCTCTGGGGCTGTTCGAGAGATACAGCAGGTTGCACTGAAGGAGCTTCAAGACCGAGGTGTGCGTGCTGATGTTGTGCAATGCAACGCTGCCAGCCGGGTTGAGGTGCAAGGTTTGTTGACCCGAGCTGCAGAAAGTCGCTGGCGCATTCGTGGTATCGTACAATGTGCAACTGTTCTCAAG GACGGTATGTTCGAGCACATGGACTTCGACGCGTGGAAGCAATCCACCGAGCCGAAGATCCAAGGGACATGGAATCTCCACGAGGcgttctcctccaccccgcTAGACTTCTTCGTGACACTGTCATCGGTAGCCAGCATAACCGGAAACATGGGCCAGGCCAACTACGCAGCCGGAAACGGGTACATGGACGCGCTGATGACCTGGCGACGCAAGCACCACCTACCAGGACACAGCATCAACATCGGCCTAGTCCCAGACGCCAGCGGACTGGGCGACGTAGCCGAAACGCCCGAACAGCGACGCCAGCGATACCGACACCTAGAGGGTACCGAGATTCTGCAACATGAGGTGCAAACTCTGCTTCGCGTGATCGTCCAGAAAATCACCCCAGTCCCGGCACAGGTCATCGCCGGACTAACAGACACGCTACCACGCACCGACGGGGCAGCTTCGTGGCAATTCGATCGCAAATTCGATCACCGGATTCAGGTTGttgctgatgaggatgcaGGAGCTGGGGTGGCCAAGACCAGCacgttgttgaagaaggcggagtCCGTGGACGAGGCGGTGCGCGTCGTGAATCAGGCACTGCAGGAGTATTTGGCCAGGGCGATGGCGTCGTCGGCGGAGGCTATCGATTTGGAGTTGCCTTTTTCGGCATTGGGTG TTGACTCGctcaaggctgcggaggTTCAGAACTGGGTCAGTCGTGAAATGGGCGCAGAGTTATCCTCGTTTGAGTTTATTGGGGCACAGCCGGTGAGAGtgttggcggagaagattgcCACGCTGAGTTCGTTTGTTACTGTTACGTAG
- a CDS encoding uncharacterized protein (COG:S;~EggNog:ENOG410PY17;~antiSMASH:Cluster_8.5) produces MDSAFPQRPSFVKYGPYTYDDYGVTVASIPRASSSILNTLFPVKPVTAPSRRPVKRWIAAQLQHFGIPYEPSNTVAQLLALLEKEYRDGHCKYDSPSVLLLEKTLYDMYQAVQEDYQQQKADWRVKKFARQVTPSDEALFDPSLFMAKYFLNKEDGVPDKSKQSKAIVLHNVYNQQFVSIALSIAGLSFQISHPATVIGWAESFEEGLDAGFASLADKHIKEYVPTFEANFDYRRFLKKYFLSLDYPFEMGVPAHDRTLEPVQLMPQLYFDVREKLRKAVANINGLLIATTPGRGGTWTLLTWSEHAEKLTGVVAKIHAAGMNEKLYDDTIIAQVWQTKLSRHNLFKQLVNPNNITPLRLGNLQGQYVIRCNVIDPWGYEDFSLDINAPRRNDPAARATFSLGKLQGAMILALDCDKVDQMRRVLDKKGTTQHDTPESDSDDDDDDWEKVPRLTVHRFRNDNVKWRVYLQYAGTCNGLNQVDEHNEQVGYIDFNVDPERSDDDEKAVGYGLAYGRGYIVGPKYMTSRRSEKGEMLPIEVFKWTGETVRVAAPWNAFNFWGGFEARFRVCERAMTMTKGCVCITYLVGCTRFR; encoded by the exons ATGGATAGTGCATTCCCTCAACGTCCCTCCTTCGTGAAATACGGCCCATACACCTACGATGACTATGGAGTCACCGTAGCCAGTATCCCCAGAGCCTCATCATCGATCCTGAACACGCTCTTCCCCGTGAAACCGGTCACTGCACCCAGCAGACGGCCTGTGAAGCGTTGGATAGCTGCCCAGCTTCAGCATTTCGGCATCCCCTATGAGCCTTCTAATACTGTTGCTCAGCTGTTGGCTCTGCTTGAGAAAGAATACAGAGACGGACAC TGCAAATATGACTCGCCTTcggtcctcctcctcgagaaAACCTTGTACGACATGTACCAAGCCGTGCAGGAGGACTATCAGCAGCAAAAGGCTGACTGGCGGGTGAAGAAGTTCGCTCGTCAGGTCACTCCCTCCGACGAAGCTCTGTTCGACCCTTCTCTCTTCATGGCCAAGTACTTCCTCAACAAGGAAGACGGAGTGCCCGACAAGAGCAAGCAGTCAAAGGCCATTGTCTTGCACAACGTGTACAACCAGCAGTTCGTGAGCATTGCTCTTTCCATCGCCGGTCTGAGCTTCCAGATCAGTCACCCGGCCACTGTCATCGGATGGGCAGAGAGCTTCGAAGAAGGCTTGGATGCAGGCTTCGCCAGTCTGGCAGACAAACACATCAAGGAATATGTGCCGACCTTCGAGGCGAACTTTGACTACCGCCGCTTCCTGAAGAAGTACTTCCTCTCGCTTGACTACCCCTTTGAGATGGGTGTCCCCGCTCATGACAGAACCCTGGAGCCCGTGCAGCTCATGCCACAGCTGTATTTCGACGTGCGTGAGAAACTCAGAAAAGCCGTGGCCAATATCAACGGTCTCTTGATCGCCACTACCCCGGGCCGCGGCGGTACCTGGACACTTCTGACCTGGAGCGAGCACGCCGAAAAACTCACCGGTGTAGTCGCCAAGATCCACGCCGCCGGTATGAACGAGAAGTTGTATGACGATACTATCATCGCTCAGGTGTGGCAGACCAAGCTCAGTCGCCACAACCTGTTCAAGCAGCTCGTGAACCCCAATAACATCACTCCATTGAGATTGGGCAACCTCCAAGGGCAATATGTCATCCGCTGCAACGTCATCGACCCCTGGGGCTACGAGGACTTCTCACTCGACATCAACGCACCCCGTCGCAACGATCCCGCCGCGCGCGCCACCTTCTCTCTCGGAAAACTGCAGGGAGCTATGATCCTCGCTCTGGACTGCGACAAAGTCGACCAGATGCGCAGAGTGCTGGACAAGAAAGGCACTACTCAGCATGACACTCCCGAGTCcgatagtgatgatgatgacgatgattggGAGAAGGTTCCACGCCTGACCGTCCACCGGTTCAGAAACGACAATGTCAAGTGGCGCGTCTACCTCCAGTATGCTGGTACCTGCAACGGCCTGAACCAGGTCGACGAACACAACGAGCAGGTCGGGTACATTGACTTCAACGTCGACCCTGAGCGAAgcgacgacgatgagaaaGCCGTGGGATATGGTCTTGCCTACGGCCGCGGTTATATCGTCGGTCCGAAGTATATGACTTCGCGCAGGAGtgagaagggcgagatgCTCCCCATTGAGGTCTTCAAGTGGACTGGCGAAACCGTGAGAGTGGCGGCCCCTTGGAATGCGTTCAACTTCTGGGGTGGTTTTGAGGCTCGCTTCAGAGTTTGTGAGAGAGCTATGACTATGACCAAGGG TTGCGTTTGCATTACCTACCTGGTCGGATGTACGAGGTTCCGGTAA
- the HSE1 gene encoding ESCRT-0 subunit protein HSE1 (COG:U;~EggNog:ENOG410PKY6;~InterPro:IPR002014,IPR004152,IPR036028,IPR001452, IPR008942;~PFAM:PF14604,PF03127,PF00018,PF00790,PF07653;~antiSMASH:Cluster_8.5;~go_function: GO:0005515 - protein binding [Evidence IEA];~go_process: GO:0006886 - intracellular protein transport [Evidence IEA]), producing MFRAQQNAFDDAVAKATDENLTSENWEYILDVCDKVGAEESGAKDAVAAMIKRLAHRNANVQLYTLELANALAQNCGPKIHRELASRSFTDALLRLANDRNTHQQVKSKILERMQEWTEMFASNPDFGIMEQAYMKLKTQNPNLQPPSKPGKREITDSDRQKEEEELQMALALSIREKATTAPAPQPEASSSAAPVHQNQTPAATSQAVPSGTSAATVSRVRALFDFQPSEPGELQFRKGDVIAVLESVYKDWWKGSLRGQTGIFPLNYVEKLPDPTVEELQREAQMEADVFGQIKNVEKLLTLLSTRSSELNVQDNEEITALYHSTLAIRPKLIELIGKYSQKKDEFTQLNEKFIKARRDYESLLEASMAHPAQPQYGRPAQPPYGYPGAAPVGYPQGPPQADPQRYFSPRPQESQAPPANAPAFYSADQAHPYPPTSQSPDPRQTPPAGAPYQQPQQPPPQQRQPSSESYQPVYHRPESTYENPQELGTSVYDSPVEHPASQRPPYPGAVQVPAAVQQHFQQQQQPQQQQQQPHPEYPASGYAPEDASRPPPAHQAQPPYPSHQPPPMHQPPPVPGTSTTPTPYPALNVGGGYQAYNPSQTDVSNPASFYR from the exons ATGTTTCGCGCACAGCAAAACGCCTTTGACGATGCAGTCG CCAAGGCGACCGACGAGAACCTGACTTCCGAGAACTGGGAATACATCCTG GATGTCTGCGATAAAGTTGGTGCTGAGGAGTCAGG AGCGAAAGATGCCGTCGCTGCTATGATTAAGAGACTTGCGCACAGAAACGCCAATGTGCAGCTTTATACTTTGGAG TTGGCGAACGCCCTCGCTCAGAACTGCGGTCCCAAGATTCATCGCGAGCTTGCCTCTAGGAGCTTCACCGATGCTCTGCTACGTCTAGCGAATGATAGA AACACCCATCAACAGGTCAAGTCGAAGATCCTAGAACGCATGCAGGAATGGACGGAGATGTTCGCCAGTAACCCGGATTTCGGAATCATGGAACAAGCTTACATGAAGCTGAAGACTCAGA ACCCGAACCTGCAGCCTCCGTCGAAGCCCGGAAAGCGGGAAATCACCGATTCAGATCgccaaaaggaagaggaggagctgcaAATGGCCCTTGCACTGTCGATAAGAGAAAAGGCCACGACTGCCCCTGCTCCACAGCCCGAGGCCAGCTCCAGTGCTGCTCCAGTCCACCAAAACCAGACACCTGCTGCCACGTCCCAGGCCGTCCCCTCGGGTACTTCTGCCGCCACAGTCTCGCGCGTGAGAGCCCTGTTCGACTTTCAGCCTTCGGAACCCGGTGAACTGCAGTTCCGCAAGGGAGATGTCATCGCTGTTCTCGAGTCTGTCTACAAGGATTGGTGGAAGGGTTCCTTGAGAGGCCAGACCGGCATCTTTCCCCTTAACTACGTCGAGAAACTTCCAGACCCGACGGTGGAGGAGTTGCAGCGGGAAGCCCAGATGGAAGCCGACGTGTTTGGTCAGATCAAGAACgtggagaagttgttgaccCTTCTGAGCACTCGCAGCTCCGAGCTGAATGTGCAGGACAATGAGGAGATCACGGCATTGTACCACTCCACATTGGCCATTCGCCCCAAGCTGATCGAGCTCATTGGGAAGTACTCGCAGAAGAAGG ACGAGTTCACACAGCTCAATGAAAAGTTCATCAAGGCGCGGAGGGATTACGAGTCTCTGCTGGAGGCGTCCATGGCGCACCCCGCACAACCCCAATATGGCCGACCGGCTCAACCTCCATACGGCTATCCTGGTGCCGCTCCTGTGGGATATCCTCAAGGTCCGCCACAGGCTGATCCTCAACGCTACTTCAGCCCCCGTCCTCAAG AATCACAAGCCCCTCCGGCCAATGCGCCTGCATTCTACAGCGCAGACCAAGCGCACCCATACCCTCCCACTTCACAATCGCCCGATCCCCGTCAGACACCACCCGCTGGCGCCCCGTatcagcagccacagcagccgccgccgcagcagcgCCAGCCCTCCTCGGAGTCCTACCAGCCCGTGTACCACCGTCCGGAATCCACATACGAGAATCCCCAAGAACTCGGCACATCTGTCTACGATTCCCCGGTTGAGCATCCCGCCAGCCAGAGACCACCATACCCCGGCGCCGTGCAGGTCCCCGCCGCAGTGCAGCAGCAtttccaacagcaacagcagccgcaacagcaacaacaacaaccgcaccCGGAATACCCTGCTTCAGGCTACGCTCCTGAAGACGCCTCCAGACCCCCTCCTGCCCACCAAGCACAGCCTCCCTACCCTTCACACCAACCGCCGCCTATGCACCAGCCCCCGCCTGTCCCAGGTACATCCACAACGCCAACACCCTATCCTGCTTTGAACGTCGGAGGCGGATACCAGGCGTATAACCCGTCTCAAACGGACGTATCTAACCCCGCGTCATTCTACCGGTGA
- a CDS encoding oxidoreductase, short-chain dehydrogenase/reductase family (COG:Q;~EggNog:ENOG410QECW;~InterPro:IPR002347,IPR036291,IPR020904;~PFAM:PF00106,PF13561,PF08659;~SMCOG1001:short-chain dehydrogenase/reductase SDR;~antiSMASH:Cluster_8.5;~go_function: GO:0016491 - oxidoreductase activity [Evidence IEA];~go_process: GO:0055114 - oxidation-reduction process [Evidence IEA]) — protein MSFPYKHILVIGATAGIGRALASRFVQSGAKVTVVGRRKERLDEFVQEHGEDKANAVQFDISDLDKIPGFAAEIMTKSPTIDSIFLNAGIMLPTDMTDPKKFDLSSFYKQMHVNFTSYVALTHAFLPYLTRKRGETSLIYTTSNIAIVPATWMPAYSSSKAALGAFILCLRDQLRKTDVKVIEVSPPAVQSELHDFMGEEGRKVGMPLERFTDEAFQGLVEGKDEIIVGGIGPRDVFLDIVDKRRAAATQLAKMLLGDN, from the exons ATGTCCTTCCCATACAAgcacatcctcgtcatcggcgcCACCGCCGGCATCGGACGAGCACTCGCATCACGCTTCGTGCAATCCGGAGCCAAAGTCACAGTCGTCGGACGACGCAAAGAGCGCCTCGATGAATTCGTGCAAGAGCATGGCGAAGACAAGGCCAATGCAGTGCAGTTTGATATCAGTGATTTGGATAAGATTCCTGGGTTTGCTGCTGA AATAATGACCAAATCCCCCACAATCGACAGCATCTTCCTCAACGCCGGCATCATGCTCCCAACCGACATGACCGATCCCAAGAAATTCGACCTATCCAGCTTCTACAAGCAAATGCACGTCAACTTTACCAGTTATGTTGCGCTGACGCATGCCTTTTTGCCGTATCTTACCAGGAAACGGGGAGAAACAAGCTTGATATA CACCACATCCAACATCGCCATCGTCCCCGCAACCTGGATGCCCGCATACTCTTCCTCGAAAGCCGCCCTGGGCGCCTTCATTCTCTGTCTGCGGGATCAGCTGCGGAAGACCGACGTGAAGGTTATTGAGGTGTCACCGCCGGCGGTGCAAT CCGAACTCCACGACTTCATGGGCGAAGAAGGGCGTAAAGTCGGTATGCCCCTGGAGAGATTCACGGACGAGGCATTCCAGGGCCTAGTGGAAGGAAAGGACGAGATCATTGTGGGAGGTATTGGGCCTAGGGATGTGTTCTTGGATATTGTGGATAAGCGCCGGGCCGCGGCTACCCAATTGGCGAAAATGTTGTTGGGGGATAATTAG